One Candidatus Niyogibacteria bacterium genomic region harbors:
- a CDS encoding DUF87 domain-containing protein, whose amino-acid sequence MALGDLFKKKEVGANDEIIAIQPEQIYEAAVLELKDIIAPSALEVNSNYVKIGEKIARTIFIFSYPKYLAVNWFSSIINLDKVFDISIYIHPMDTAGVLRQLQKKVAEVQSQIHMREEKGLVRDPMLDAAYQNLEELRDKLQQAQEKLFSFGLYMTIYADTLEELNRDETEIRSMLESRLVYAKPALFQQDDGLLTVFPLGRDILGVNNKLNSSPISSLFPFVSFDLTSNRGILYGVNRHNNSLVLFDRFSLENYNSVIFAKAGAGKSYATKLEILRSLMFDTDVIVIDPEREYEFLSEAVDGRYFNISLSSQHHINPFDLPKPREDEDPSDILRSNIINLVGLFRIMLGGLTPEEDSILDRAITETYASRDITPESDFSSKIPPILSDLELILANMEGGEGLAQRMRKYTQGTWAGFINQPTNVDINKKLVVFSVRDMEDELRPVAMYLITHHIWNAVRKNLKKRILVIDEAWWIMKEEQGASFLFGIAKRARKYFLGVATITQDVGDFLRSPYGVPIITNSSIQILLKQSPATIDLLQKTFNLTDEEKFLILESDIGEGLFFAGLKHVAIKIISSYTEDQIITSDPQQLLAIKKAKQGIAQEK is encoded by the coding sequence ATGGCTTTAGGAGACTTATTCAAAAAGAAGGAGGTGGGGGCAAACGACGAGATAATCGCGATTCAGCCCGAACAGATTTACGAGGCCGCGGTTTTGGAATTGAAAGACATCATCGCGCCGTCAGCTTTGGAAGTAAATTCAAATTACGTAAAAATCGGGGAAAAAATAGCCCGCACCATTTTTATTTTCTCCTATCCCAAATATCTGGCCGTGAACTGGTTCAGCTCAATCATAAATCTCGACAAGGTTTTTGACATATCTATTTACATCCATCCGATGGATACGGCCGGAGTTTTACGCCAGCTCCAGAAAAAGGTCGCCGAAGTCCAGTCTCAAATCCACATGCGCGAAGAAAAAGGCCTGGTTAGGGACCCGATGCTGGATGCCGCTTATCAAAACCTGGAGGAACTGCGCGACAAACTGCAACAGGCGCAGGAAAAACTTTTTTCTTTCGGCCTTTATATGACAATCTATGCCGACACTCTGGAAGAACTCAACCGGGACGAAACGGAAATAAGGTCAATGCTTGAATCCCGTCTGGTTTACGCCAAACCCGCTCTTTTCCAGCAGGATGACGGCCTCCTGACTGTTTTCCCCCTGGGACGGGACATTCTGGGAGTCAACAACAAACTTAATTCCTCGCCGATATCAAGTCTTTTCCCTTTTGTTTCATTTGACCTCACTTCCAACCGAGGCATTCTTTACGGCGTAAATCGCCATAATAACAGCCTGGTTCTTTTTGACAGATTCTCGCTTGAAAACTACAATTCGGTCATTTTCGCCAAAGCCGGAGCGGGAAAAAGTTATGCCACGAAACTTGAAATACTTCGCTCTTTAATGTTTGACACCGATGTCATAGTGATTGACCCCGAACGCGAATATGAATTTCTGTCGGAGGCCGTTGACGGCCGATATTTCAACATCTCTCTTTCTTCCCAGCATCATATTAATCCTTTTGACCTGCCCAAACCCCGCGAAGACGAAGACCCCTCGGATATTTTAAGGTCTAACATCATAAACTTAGTCGGACTTTTCCGCATAATGCTCGGCGGACTTACGCCGGAAGAGGATTCCATTTTAGACCGGGCCATCACCGAAACTTACGCTTCGCGCGACATTACTCCGGAATCTGATTTTTCTTCAAAAATTCCGCCGATACTTTCGGATCTTGAATTGATTTTAGCCAATATGGAAGGCGGCGAAGGATTGGCCCAGCGCATGCGCAAATACACCCAGGGCACTTGGGCCGGCTTCATCAACCAGCCTACAAATGTTGATATAAATAAAAAGCTGGTGGTTTTTTCGGTAAGAGACATGGAGGACGAACTGCGTCCGGTGGCAATGTATTTGATAACCCACCATATCTGGAACGCTGTCCGAAAAAATTTAAAAAAGAGAATTCTGGTCATAGACGAAGCCTGGTGGATTATGAAAGAAGAACAGGGCGCCTCATTCTTATTCGGCATAGCCAAGCGCGCGAGAAAATATTTTTTGGGAGTGGCGACGATTACTCAAGACGTGGGCGATTTTTTGCGCTCCCCTTACGGCGTGCCCATCATTACAAACTCTTCAATCCAGATTCTTTTAAAACAGTCGCCCGCGACCATTGATCTTCTCCAAAAAACTTTCAACCTGACCGACGAAGAAAAATTCCTGATACTGGAGTCCGATATCGGCGAAGGGTTGTTTTTCGCCGGCCTCAAACATGTGGCCATCAAAATAATATCGTCTTACACCGAAGACCAAATTATAACTTCCGACCCCCAGCAATTATTAGCGATTAAAAAGGCGAAGCAGGGAATAGCGCAGGAAAAATAA
- a CDS encoding PrgI family protein: protein MRQFSVPQFIEVEDKIFGPLTLKQFIYLLGGVATVFIIYVFLPFFLTVLLGLPVAGLALALAFYKVHNQPFINVMANAVSYYTKSKLYIWKRSETKKPKAQKISAPKQEFVLPKTTESKLKDLAWSLDVKEKIK from the coding sequence ATGAGACAATTTAGCGTTCCGCAATTCATAGAGGTTGAAGACAAAATTTTCGGGCCGCTGACCCTGAAGCAGTTTATCTATCTTCTGGGGGGCGTCGCTACGGTTTTCATAATATATGTTTTTCTGCCCTTTTTTCTGACAGTGCTTCTGGGTTTGCCGGTCGCCGGGCTGGCTTTGGCTTTGGCATTTTATAAAGTGCATAATCAGCCTTTCATAAACGTAATGGCCAACGCCGTATCATATTACACCAAATCAAAACTTTATATCTGGAAAAGAAGCGAGACCAAAAAACCCAAAGCCCAAAAAATTTCGGCTCCCAAACAAGAATTCGTTTTACCTAAAACCACCGAAAGCAAATTAAAGGACCTGGCTTGGTCTTTAGATGTTAAAGAGAAAATTAAGTAA
- a CDS encoding 16S rRNA (adenine(1518)-N(6)/adenine(1519)-N(6))-dimethyltransferase — protein MPTKLGQNFLTSKNITRKMVLAAEVGPKDTILEIGPGKGILTEELLKTGAKVIAVEKDIKLFNILTSKFRVFIDAGRLVLLNADIRDIVRFRTRFGVRIRTEFGIGINKVVANIPYYLTGQLLRLILPQVSRGLLKTKLLVIMLQKEVAKRICSSLNPNSVRVRTEFGFKMNLLAISVQVFVKPKIAFLVKKGNFWPQPKVDSAVVIFKKRGVDFFRQHKIGQKAFFKLVKTGFRHPRKLLKNNLKNFKFQVSSFKKCKIAKNARAEELSLKNWACLTKRTDIHSRK, from the coding sequence ATGCCGACAAAACTCGGACAAAACTTTCTAACTTCAAAAAATATCACCCGCAAAATGGTCCTTGCGGCCGAAGTCGGGCCAAAGGATACTATTTTGGAAATCGGGCCCGGTAAGGGAATTTTGACCGAAGAACTTTTAAAAACGGGCGCGAAGGTAATCGCAGTTGAAAAAGATATTAAGCTTTTCAACATTTTGACTTCTAAATTCAGGGTTTTTATAGATGCCGGACGGCTGGTTTTGCTCAACGCTGACATCCGCGACATTGTCCGATTCCGAACTCGGTTCGGCGTCCGAATCCGAACCGAGTTCGGAATCGGAATAAACAAGGTTGTAGCCAATATCCCTTATTATCTTACCGGCCAGCTTCTGCGCCTCATCTTGCCCCAAGTATCTCGTGGTCTGCTTAAGACAAAGTTGTTGGTAATAATGCTTCAAAAAGAGGTAGCAAAACGGATATGTTCAAGTTTAAATCCGAACTCGGTTCGGGTCCGAACCGAGTTCGGATTTAAAATGAACTTGCTGGCTATTTCGGTGCAAGTTTTCGTAAAGCCAAAAATTGCCTTTTTGGTTAAAAAAGGCAATTTTTGGCCCCAGCCGAAAGTTGATTCGGCTGTAGTTATATTTAAAAAACGGGGGGTTGATTTTTTTCGTCAGCATAAAATCGGCCAAAAAGCATTTTTTAAACTGGTTAAAACCGGATTCCGCCACCCGCGCAAGCTTTTAAAAAATAACTTAAAAAATTTCAAGTTTCAGGTCTCAAGTTTCAAAAAATGCAAAATAGCCAAGAATGCGCGCGCAGAGGAACTTTCCCTTAAAAATTGGGCATGTCTGACAAAAAGAACAGATATCCACAGCAGAAAATAA